From a region of the Bradyrhizobium diazoefficiens genome:
- a CDS encoding porin: MKMGKRLLLGSAAALIAVGGAQAAELPVKAKAIEYVKVCSLYGAGFYYIPGTDTCIKLSGYVRADVTFNTNGAYNPPDNGVGAARNRLSNYYTSRARTIMGIDTRTATEYGLVRTYAEIWYTLTTGSYNGAGTGLTGGGTTYNSTGAQLGLYYTFIQFAGFTFGRAASQFSTPWGEYPGNFVELPGSSAWDPVNQIAYTADFGQGITASFSAQDQTQHDTTNIWNVSAATAAGLATGNYGANDIGGTRAPDLIASLRVDQAWGLFQASVAAHDNHAAYYGATENTGFPSDKWGWAGQLALSIKNLPTGPGDSINVTGVYANGASRYVFNDFMSTNYARYGGTNLAGAYQSVGIAGIADSVFVAGAGQELITTYGFNGAFNHNWNEYWHTSIFGGWGAVRYNSTAKGYICGAFVTGLALSSGLAGCNPDFNYATIGTYVSWTPVKNLVFGAELAYNVLDQKYAGGSTVTLPAQASIAKPGAVYELKDQGALTLLLRAQRNF, from the coding sequence ATGAAAATGGGGAAGAGACTCTTGCTCGGTTCGGCCGCGGCTCTGATTGCGGTTGGCGGCGCGCAGGCTGCTGAGCTGCCCGTCAAGGCGAAGGCAATCGAATACGTGAAAGTGTGCTCACTGTATGGCGCGGGCTTCTACTACATTCCGGGCACTGACACCTGCATAAAGCTCAGTGGCTATGTGCGTGCCGACGTTACCTTTAACACCAACGGTGCTTACAATCCCCCAGACAACGGGGTGGGGGCCGCACGGAACCGCCTCAGCAACTACTATACGAGTCGCGCCCGCACAATCATGGGCATCGACACGCGTACCGCGACCGAATATGGACTGGTTCGTACCTACGCGGAGATATGGTACACTTTGACGACAGGTAGTTATAACGGTGCCGGCACCGGTCTCACTGGTGGTGGCACGACTTATAACTCAACCGGTGCTCAACTCGGCCTCTACTACACCTTCATCCAGTTCGCTGGTTTCACCTTTGGTAGGGCGGCATCGCAATTCTCTACGCCCTGGGGTGAGTATCCCGGAAACTTCGTCGAACTGCCGGGCAGTAGTGCCTGGGATCCCGTGAACCAGATCGCCTATACCGCTGATTTCGGTCAAGGCATCACGGCTTCATTCTCGGCGCAGGATCAAACTCAACATGACACAACCAACATCTGGAACGTGAGCGCGGCCACGGCCGCGGGTCTTGCCACCGGCAATTATGGCGCCAATGACATTGGCGGTACACGAGCGCCAGACCTCATCGCCTCGCTTCGTGTTGACCAGGCTTGGGGTCTCTTTCAGGCGTCGGTCGCAGCCCATGATAACCATGCTGCCTACTATGGCGCCACGGAGAACACCGGCTTTCCCAGCGACAAGTGGGGTTGGGCGGGTCAGCTGGCATTGTCGATCAAGAATCTCCCAACCGGTCCGGGTGACTCGATCAACGTGACAGGGGTCTATGCGAACGGCGCAAGCCGCTACGTCTTCAACGACTTCATGTCGACCAATTACGCCAGGTATGGCGGTACGAATTTGGCGGGTGCTTACCAAAGCGTCGGAATTGCTGGTATCGCCGACTCAGTGTTCGTTGCAGGCGCTGGCCAGGAGTTGATCACGACATACGGCTTCAACGGTGCCTTCAACCACAATTGGAATGAATATTGGCATACGAGCATCTTCGGTGGTTGGGGTGCGGTGCGCTATAACAGCACGGCTAAAGGCTATATCTGCGGCGCATTCGTCACAGGCCTCGCGCTGTCCAGCGGCCTTGCCGGCTGTAACCCCGACTTCAACTATGCGACCATCGGTACATACGTAAGTTGGACACCGGTCAAAAACTTGGTTTTTGGGGCCGAGCTTGCTTACAATGTCCTCGACCAGAAGTACGCGGGTGGAAGCACCGTGACGCTGCCGGCCCAGGCGAGTATCGCAAAACCGGGTGCAGTGTATGAGTTGAAAGACCAGGGCGCCCTTACGCTGCTGCTCCGCGCTCAGCGCAACTTTTGA